From one Scyliorhinus torazame isolate Kashiwa2021f chromosome 25, sScyTor2.1, whole genome shotgun sequence genomic stretch:
- the LOC140402316 gene encoding uncharacterized protein, with amino-acid sequence MLILFSGDPVPCVADTASPVETSHMEQANRVNTSVTNSPLLPGIQTRDPAQDIQKMALAGGSRKLPEDQGRRWSLGVAFARRSSSAPALLSGMGPARTPRNGPKKGLKQRLSKETPSHEQAPSPFLLQKGKVPHQVSPVESKRIPFFIGSKNTSGKQGIGHGTRQQNLGDVDRSILCQIDQTLSKKYQGYTINIVDDPVGSDKNLTCDLLNANQCCDENQDGWRECLYALIRFYGFRSLKECKSAVNMVAQRPSVKSTRPTHNPVQRVSHGQRVLNKIALRNPRKAPDERFWHVFPMPWQQSFLTMTQGGMSQFGALELNWFSSGMGYGGLGSLHRGTQPPPPSRSSHKRNSEKQRYC; translated from the exons ATGTTAATCCTGTTCTCCGGTGATCCAGTCCCTTGTGTCGCCGATACAGCGTCACCTGTTGAAACCAGCCACATGGAACAAGCCAACCGTGTCAATACCTCCGTGACAAACTCCCCATTGCTTCCAGGTATCCAAACAAG GGATCCCGCTCAAGACATTCAGAAAATGGCACTGGCTGGGGGGAGTAGAAAATTGCCTGAAGACCAAGGGCGGAGGTGGTCTTTGGGTGTAGCTTTTGCCAGGAGGTCATCTTCAGCTCCAGCCTTGCTGTCCGGGATGGGCCCAGCAAGGACTCCGAGAAATGGTCCAAAGAAGGGTTTGAAGCAGAGACTGAGCAAAGAAACACCAAGTCATGAACAGGCGCCAAGTCCATTTTTACTCCAAAAAGGCAAAGTGCCTCATCAGGTTAGTCCGGTTGAATCGAAACGTATTCCATTTTTCATTGGCTCAAAGAATACCAGCGGAAAGCAGGGGATTGGGCACGGGACAAGGCAGCAGAACCTTGGAGATGTCGACCGCAGCATTTTATGCCAGATTGATCAAACTCTTTCGAAGAAATATCAAGGATACACAATAAATATCGTTGATGACCCAGTTGGCAGCGACAAGAACTTGACTTGTGATCTGTTGAATGCAAACCAATGCTGCGATGAAAACCAAGACGGCTGGAGAGAGTGTCTGTACGCCTTAATCAGATTTTACGGATTCAGGTCCCTCAAAGAATGCAAATCGGCCGTGAACATGGTGGCTCAGAGGCCCTCGGTCAAGTCCACGAGGCCCACCCATAACCCTGTCCAAAGGGTCTCACACGGACAGCGGGTCCTGAACAAGATTGCTTTGAGGAACCCCAGGAAAGCACCGGATGAAAGGTTTTGGCATGTATTCCCAATGCCATGGCAACAGAGCTTCCTGACCATGACGCAAGGTGGCATGAGTCAGTTTGGCGCTTTGGAACTGAACTGGTTTTCCTCTGGGATGGGTTACGGGGGCCTCGGCTCATTGCACCgcggtactcagcccccccccccctcccgcagcagccacaAGCGGAACAGTGAGAAGCAAAGATATTGTTAA